Proteins from one Juglans microcarpa x Juglans regia isolate MS1-56 chromosome 6S, Jm3101_v1.0, whole genome shotgun sequence genomic window:
- the LOC121237559 gene encoding protein DETOXIFICATION 56-like, whose protein sequence is MSASPKLDEKYPSEKIFHPPSSPPPPTKKWPANLSEVMLLELKVQRGIALPLIAMNFAWFAKQAITTAFLGRLGELKLAGGALGFTFANVTGFSVLNGLCGAMEPMCGQAFGAKNFKLLRKTLLMSIILLLFATLPITFLWLNVDKILIYFGQQKDISIVAKSYLLYLLPDLVVTSFLCPLKAYLSSQSITVPIMFSSALALAFHVPINILLAKAKGLEGVSMAVWITDLMVVILLALYVFLMENSKEIRWKDGGWWDQGISDFLRLLKLCGPCCLTTCLEWWCYEILMLLTGRLANAKQAVGVLAIVLNFDYLLYSVMLSLATCASTRVSNELGANRAGPAYRSAYWTLAVSIVSGCIGGSVMVAAKGIWGPLFSHDKGIIRGVKKTMLLMALVEVVNFPLAVCGGIVRGTARPCLGMYANLAGFYLLALPLGVVLAFKAALGLSGLLIGFLVGMVACLILLLIFVTRIDWDEEAGKAQLLACEEDTVKVDGKHSSVEPVSYAKI, encoded by the coding sequence ATGTCTGCATCCCCGAAATTGGACGAGAAGTACCCGAGTGAGAAAATCTTTCACCCACCTTCATCTCCACCACCTCCAACTAAAAAATGGCCTGCCAACCTTTCAGAAGTTATGCTTTTGGAGCTAAAAGTGCAGAGGGGAATTGCTCTTCCCTTGATAGCCATGAATTTCGCATGGTTtgcaaaacaagcaatcacgaCAGCATTTTTAGGCCGGCTTGGGGAGCTCAAGTTGGCAGGTGGAGCACTTGGGTTCACATTCGCTAATGTCACCGGTTTCTCTGTCTTGAACGGGCTCTGTGGCGCCATGGAACCCATGTGTGGTCAAGCTTTCGGAGCCAAAAACTTTAAACTGCTTCGCAAGACCCTTCTCATGTCAATCATCTTGTTACTATTCGCAACACTACCTATAACGTTCTTGTGGCTTAATGTTGACAAGATTCTTATCTATTTTGGCCAACAAAAAGACATTTCAATTGTCGCAAAGAGCTATCTTCTCTATCTCCTCCCTGATTTGGTAGTCACTTCATTCCTATGTCCACTCAAAGCCTACCTAAGCTCACAGAGCATAACGGTTCCTATAATGTTTAGCTCCGCTCTGGCGTTAGCTTTTCACGTACCCATCAACATATTACTTGCAAAAGCCAAGGGTCTTGAAGGAGTTTCAATGGCAGTTTGGATCACCGATCTTATGGTGGTGATTCTACTTGCCTTGTATGTGTTTCTGATGGAAAATAGTAAGGAGATAAGGTGGAAGGATGGAGGGTGGTGGGATCAAGGCATTAGTGACTTCCTCAGGTTGCTCAAGCTCTGCGGGCCATGCTGCCTCACTACCTGCCTTGAATGGTGGTGCTATGAGATTTTAATGTTGCTCACAGGACGGCTAGCAAATGCCAAGCAGGCAGTTGGAGTGTTGGCAATAGTGCTGAACTTCGACTATCTGCTCTACTCCGTGATGCTATCACTAGCCACGTGTGCATCAACACGTGTGTCGAATGAGCTTGGCGCAAACCGAGCTGGCCCTGCTTATCGGTCAGCTTATTGGACTCTGGCAGTGAGCATCGTCTCGGGCTGCATAGGTGGCTCGGTGATGGTCGCAGCCAAAGGAATATGGGGACCCCTGTTTAGCCATGATAAGGGGATCATAAGAGGTGTGAAGAAGACGATGTTGCTAATGGCTTTGGTGGAAGTGGTGAATTTCCCGTTAGCAGTGTGTGGAGGAATTGTCCGTGGAACAGCAAGGCCATGTTTGGGCATGTATGCCAATCTTGCTGGGTTCTACCTTCTGGCTCTGCCTCTGGGTGTGGTTCTAGCCTTCAAGGCCGCACTTGGACTCAGCGGGCTGTTGATAGGGTTCTTGGTCGGGATGGTTGCCTGTTTGATTTTGCTGTTGATCTTTGTCACAAGAATTGACTGGGATGAAGAAGCGGGCAAGGCACAATTACTTGCCTGTGAAGAAGACACCGTCAAGGTAGATGGAAAGCACAGTAGTGTGGAACCAGTTAGTTATGCCAAAATATGA